Part of the Primulina huaijiensis isolate GDHJ02 chromosome 15, ASM1229523v2, whole genome shotgun sequence genome is shown below.
ccagaaaatttccaaagaaattaaaaatttataaattcataatgaATTACCGGGAAAAAAGATACCTAACTTCCACAACTAACCACTTCCCCACAGTGAACAGTGAACAGTGAACAGTGCTGCCGACACTTTACAAACCGATAAAGCAGAGGCTTGGAATCAGGTTCGGTTTTTCATTGTCGTTAATCACAGGTGTCATTTgtgactatcttttctctttaGCTTGTTAGATGCCATCATTACCACATTACTAAGCCTTTCTTTTTTCCTGTCATGCACAATATACCCGCCACAAACAGTTGACAGCTCAGCTCAATTATTTGTTTTTGGGCCGTTTCCTTCGAGGGTTTTATTTATGTTCTTGATTCTCTAGTTCTATTACTTTGAATTGTGTTCTAATGGTCaattctttgtattttttttatgggtTTTGCACAATTCACGTAAAGTTGGCCGAATTGTGCGTTTGAACATTTTGGTTTAGGATTTTTTGTTTAAGTTCATGGGtctgttatttaatttaaagggCTTGTTCTTCGATTGATCCCAGTTTCAATTTCGGCTATTCCACTCCAATTCTAGTAGTTGCGTCTCCTAGTGATAGTTTAATGCAAAAAAGTTTATGTTTTGGTCAATTTAAGCGTATTTTGTGACCAttccctaaaaaaaaaaaggtttcttTTAAGCTTATTTAGGACTCTGGTATATGCGTGCTTCCAGTTTTTCTTTGTAAAAATCTTGAAAACCAAAATGCTTCACACGAAATCAGAATCTGATATAACAAGTTTAGCCCCTTCATCACCATCAAGATCTCCTAAAAGGGCGTACTATGTGCAGAGCCCTTCAAGAGATTCTCAAGATGGGGACAAGTCATCATCAATGCACGCAACTCCTAATTTTCGTAGCCCAATGGAGTCGCCTTCACACCCTTCCGTCGGCCGCCACTCCCGGAACTCATCTTCTAGCCGATTCTCCGGCATATTCAGGTCGTCCTCGGGGCGTAAAAGTGGCCGAAAGAGGATGAATGATAAGGGGTGGCCAGAATGCAATGTGATTATGGAAGAGGGGAATTATGATGAGCTCAATGATAAGGCTTATATGCGCTGTTGCCAGGCTTTGATGGCTTTTCTGGGGTTTATTGTGTTGTTTAGTGTGTTTTGTTTGATAATTTGGGGTGCAGGCAGGTCTTACAAAGCTGAAGTTGCTGTTAGGGTAACATTATTTGCTTTCATCCTATTATTTTCTGTTGTTTATTTAGTATGATTATCATAGTTCTTAAAATCCCACAAGGTTGCATCTTCGCTTAAGGTTTAGCTAGTGCTAAACGCGAGCAGGGGCTCAGTCCTCCAATAAAGCACGCATTTATAATGAAGCACAAACATTCGCTTTCAAGGCTTAAGTGATAACTTGTGTGCCTTAAATTTAGCGAAGATGGATCCAAAGTAAAATGCAAGATTACAGTGATTTGATTTCATTTCAAGGCTAATGGATTTTTGCTTTATTGTCGAGCAATAGTTTGTAAGTACTACAATGTTTTGATAGACAAGTGCTGAAGTGTTCTTAAAATTTTTAGATTCATTGTATTATTCTTTCAGGATGCCTTACTTTAGTGAGGCATGTGCCTCACCTGCTACTTAGCACTCAAGTTCTACAATGCACATGAATAGAAgaatttatcattcaacattgTATGCAGTGCTTCTAGTGAAACAAAACAGCACAGAGTTATGTCACAGCAGGATATAATTTCTGGAATCCGGTACTCGGAAACAAAAACTTTGAATAGCTTAATTTGTTTGTAATATA
Proteins encoded:
- the LOC140959788 gene encoding uncharacterized protein; the protein is MLHTKSESDITSLAPSSPSRSPKRAYYVQSPSRDSQDGDKSSSMHATPNFRSPMESPSHPSVGRHSRNSSSSRFSGIFRSSSGRKSGRKRMNDKGWPECNVIMEEGNYDELNDKAYMRCCQALMAFLGFIVLFSVFCLIIWGAGRSYKAEVAVRSLSVNNLYIGSGADFTGVPTNMLNLNGSLRINIYNPATFYGIHVSATPVNLIYTDVVVATGQLKKYFQPRKSHRTMLVHIEGTKVPLYGAGSTLVISNNAFKVPLTLDFEIRSRGDVVGKLVRTKHLRRISCPLVLDSTSNRDIKFKKDSCTYR